A genomic window from Flavobacterium hankyongi includes:
- a CDS encoding XkdF-like putative serine protease domain-containing protein has protein sequence MKENTIFGAVLIPNKLILRAPNLKIPEYHNIVFSAETIKSVRENFHRNNFEQNVNINHDGKNISGVEIMESFIISETNRNILPNELSDLPNGTWVAKYLITNKDIWQMVQDGKLNGFSIEGIFDFVKFEE, from the coding sequence ATGAAAGAAAACACAATATTTGGAGCAGTTCTAATACCGAATAAATTAATTCTAAGAGCGCCTAATTTAAAAATACCAGAATATCATAATATTGTTTTTTCCGCAGAAACGATTAAATCAGTTCGGGAAAATTTTCACAGAAATAATTTTGAACAAAATGTAAACATAAATCATGATGGGAAAAACATATCTGGTGTTGAAATAATGGAATCTTTCATTATTTCTGAAACTAATCGAAATATTTTACCAAATGAACTATCTGATTTACCAAATGGAACTTGGGTGGCTAAATATCTGATAACTAATAAAGATATTTGGCAAATGGTTCAAGATGGAAAGTTAAACGGATTTAGCATAGAAGGAATTTTTGATTTTGTAAAATTTGAGGAATAA
- a CDS encoding DUF4160 domain-containing protein → MEKENIIEKIFDDLLFQISKGNTVEQILKGTTILDLEQVKEWKTKFGYTFNIYSNDHFIDNKPHFHFDNKSKNVECKISFNGEIFESNGKNQIDKKTLKVLKDFLVTPGIENLLTAFWNNKNPDLKI, encoded by the coding sequence ATGGAAAAAGAAAATATAATTGAAAAAATTTTCGACGATTTACTATTTCAAATAAGCAAAGGAAATACAGTTGAACAAATACTGAAAGGAACAACAATTCTTGACTTAGAACAAGTTAAAGAATGGAAAACAAAATTCGGCTATACTTTTAACATTTACTCTAACGACCATTTTATAGATAATAAACCTCATTTTCATTTCGATAACAAATCAAAAAATGTTGAGTGCAAAATTAGTTTTAATGGAGAAATTTTTGAAAGTAATGGCAAAAATCAGATAGATAAAAAGACTCTAAAAGTTCTAAAAGATTTTTTAGTCACTCCAGGAATTGAAAATCTATTAACAGCATTTTGGAATAACAAGAATCCTGATTTGAAAATTTAA